From the genome of Papaver somniferum cultivar HN1 chromosome 2, ASM357369v1, whole genome shotgun sequence, one region includes:
- the LOC113354487 gene encoding transcription factor MYB53-like produces MGRSPSRDEIGLKKGPWTPEEDQKLTDYIHKNGHGSWRALPKLAGLNRCGKSCRLRWSNYLRPDIKRGKFSDDEEQLIISLHSVLGNKWSQIATHLPGRTDNEIKNYWNTHLKKKLLQMGIDPVTHRPRTDLNLLSNLPNLLAAANIFNLMNPWDNVSRLHVDAQAQVAKVQLLNNLLQVISNGGSSSIQPPNMELLNHLRSVPNRDNNYLINQYLEPNSQLLNALGYSSNPSSQTPPPYNFSNSKYPNVPNENENVAVEEVDCYRFEQGSSSRMVSNNYLNDNNMNVQDYLSSPEYIPALVSASPERNMNNIIKPEINTTTNSSTSTTFETTAWGELNMDDEENILSDYWTELLE; encoded by the exons ATGGGAAGATCTCCAAgtcgtgatgaaattggattgaaaAAGGGTCCATGGACACCTGAGGAAGATCAAAAACTCACTGATTATATACATAAGAATGGTCATGGAAGTTGGAGAGCTTTACCGAAGCTTGCTGGATTGAATAGGTGTGGCAAAAGCTGTCGACTAAGATGGAGTAATTATCTTAGACCTGATATTAAGAGAGGGAAATTCTCTGACGATGAAGAACAGCTTATTATCAGTCTTCATTCTGTTCTTGGAAATAA GTGGTCTCAAATTGCAACACACCTGCCGGGAAGAACCGATAACGAGATCAAGAATTACTGGAATACTCATCTAAAGAAGAAGCTGTTACAAATGGGTATTGATCCGGTAACTCATAGGCCAAGGACAGATCTTAATCTTCTTTCCAACTTACCAAATTTACTCGCGGCAGCAAATATATTCAATCTTATGAACCCATGGGACAATGTTTCAAGGTTACATGTTGATGCTCAAGCACAAGTAGCCAAAGTTCAACTGTTGAACAATCTCCTGCAAGTGATAAGCAATGGTGGAAGTTCATCAATACAACCACCAAACATGGAGTTACTCAATCATTTAAGATCAGTTCCGAACCGGGATAACAATTACCTCATCAACCAATACCTTGAACCGAATTCTCAACTTCTTAATGCTCTTGGTTATTCGTCGAATCCATCATCTCAAACTCCACCACCATACAATTTCTCTAACTCAAAATACCCAAACGTCCCTAATGAGAATGAGAATGTAGCAGTCGAAGAGGTTGATTGTTATCGTTTTGAACAAGGATCAAGTTCGAGAATGGTTAGTAACAATTATCTTAACGATAATAACATGAATGTTCAAGATTACTTGAGTAGTCCAGAATATATTCCTGCATTGGTTTCGGCTTCACCCGAAAGAAACATGAACAATATTATCAAACCTGAAATAAATACTACAACAAATTCATCAACTTCAACCACCTTCGAAACAACAGCTTGGGGAGAATTAAACATggacgatgaagaaaatattctcagtGACTATTGGACAGAGTTATTAGA ATGA